The following are encoded in a window of Rubritalea squalenifaciens DSM 18772 genomic DNA:
- a CDS encoding discoidin domain-containing protein, protein MRTTFQKNGLRALGGSIVLFTSIAVMAEEVKWPPVKSASIQLSKKGEAQKAAAGKELWEASQAHMVAKGSAQGLLLLEPGGKITRELPVDVASESYLWLSTEIRGVVGKGDKPGSVILSVSEAGQREVLTWRTESVTQTAQKSESIGIRAQAPYPHNRRVADLAVDGNRGSEWVSVYPSDWQKELAVEIELDSAEMIGGLAYLPRQGSLSYGQIYSYEIQVRPSANDPFVTVAKGDWDETKKEKLAQFDKEVLAKTIRLVGHKTKSNAKPGQKAQIVLSASEIRPLYAGEQKEKAKSQLLKSVLGAEDISRLQGKKVSVEIQNVGSVPILLGKLSHGLQPLDLPKRKYKPRHSQFIDLNAIGLVCRTCPAEQWPVSQVFSITEGQPSSKSELKLGDLIVGVGGEDLQAPVLNATRYPLAEEWMKRHHEAVIARHYFKALQGGGVLSFEVIDPRSGQRTEKVVKLDHVSGSDYQGFPLAGAAADQLYQDLIDRIVRDQKPDGSWGTMPANSDEMYGILALLGTKDPQHRERIYKAVDYLLKHEKPSAHSKYLGLWGTAFQTIALGEYALATGDPRAVAWLDQICTGITQGGHVNKNYYFTYGHDLRVLPYGSGGLIAPLSHFVVGDALAVRLGVKSRAWDYAGPYIKAAWAGKRPYGQQAIGYGAPSSGAGADQAWCRSGLIGVAATIYDVEPEMRKGIAGFMRNQYGFMRRSHGYGNIGCYLGLMGLAGTDKEAFEEVMEAIAPIIAMQWRRGQGLLHVEPQITNVACATGKGSEDAYSYAMAVVLSIRNQGLHVTGGKEVNWMPYPKGTKPPAPQLIWKEGGVDVASASMFNFVTAVHTTDGTQPTATSPEWKPGMLVESETLTVAYKTKEGVVGNASTITSDAGDSPARWKVVEADLGFPKEIVGLDSDAFSLERAQYAFDGNPTTAMRSNTSNTNKGQKLWTVTVDRRGAAAGKRSGILSITFPRAQKERKTVDDSVKHVWIETSQNGTTWTTVFRGEVPEDRKIVPGGQLKSRYMRFHLSSYGGNLIMPDPVFKFAK, encoded by the coding sequence ATGAGAACCACTTTTCAGAAAAACGGGCTTCGCGCCTTAGGAGGATCTATTGTCTTGTTTACTAGTATTGCAGTCATGGCTGAGGAGGTGAAGTGGCCACCTGTCAAGTCGGCCTCGATCCAGTTGAGCAAGAAAGGAGAGGCTCAGAAAGCTGCGGCTGGTAAAGAGCTGTGGGAGGCGAGTCAGGCGCACATGGTGGCCAAGGGAAGCGCGCAAGGATTGCTACTGCTAGAACCTGGAGGAAAGATTACTCGGGAGCTTCCTGTTGACGTTGCCTCGGAGAGTTACCTGTGGCTGTCTACAGAAATAAGAGGAGTTGTGGGTAAGGGTGATAAGCCGGGTTCTGTGATTTTATCCGTGTCTGAAGCTGGTCAGAGAGAGGTTCTTACTTGGCGTACGGAGTCTGTTACTCAGACGGCTCAAAAATCAGAGAGTATAGGCATCAGGGCGCAAGCGCCTTATCCGCATAACCGGCGTGTGGCGGACCTTGCCGTGGATGGCAACCGTGGGAGCGAGTGGGTTTCCGTTTATCCTAGTGACTGGCAGAAAGAATTGGCTGTAGAAATCGAGCTCGACAGTGCGGAGATGATAGGTGGTTTGGCCTATCTCCCGAGACAGGGCTCATTGAGTTACGGTCAAATATACAGCTATGAAATTCAGGTCCGACCCAGCGCGAATGATCCATTCGTGACCGTCGCCAAGGGAGACTGGGATGAGACGAAGAAAGAAAAGCTAGCTCAGTTTGATAAAGAGGTGTTAGCAAAAACGATCCGCTTGGTCGGGCATAAGACCAAGTCAAATGCTAAGCCTGGTCAGAAAGCTCAGATTGTTCTCTCCGCCTCAGAGATTCGCCCTTTGTATGCTGGGGAGCAAAAGGAAAAGGCCAAGAGTCAGCTCTTGAAGTCGGTGTTAGGTGCAGAGGATATTTCCCGCCTTCAGGGAAAGAAGGTGAGCGTGGAGATCCAGAATGTGGGGAGTGTTCCAATTTTGTTAGGTAAGCTTTCTCATGGGCTTCAGCCATTAGATCTGCCAAAAAGGAAATACAAGCCGCGTCACAGCCAGTTCATCGACTTGAATGCCATTGGGTTGGTGTGCAGGACATGTCCCGCAGAGCAGTGGCCTGTTTCTCAAGTGTTTTCCATTACGGAGGGCCAGCCTTCCAGTAAGTCTGAATTAAAGCTCGGAGATTTGATTGTCGGGGTTGGTGGTGAAGATCTGCAAGCACCCGTGCTAAATGCCACACGTTATCCTTTGGCAGAGGAATGGATGAAGCGTCATCACGAGGCCGTCATTGCCCGTCATTATTTCAAGGCTCTGCAAGGTGGTGGCGTGCTGAGTTTTGAGGTGATTGATCCGCGCAGTGGTCAGCGCACTGAAAAGGTGGTGAAGCTGGATCATGTGAGCGGTTCTGACTATCAAGGATTCCCGTTGGCAGGTGCGGCTGCTGACCAACTTTATCAGGACTTGATTGACCGGATTGTAAGAGACCAGAAGCCAGATGGCTCCTGGGGGACCATGCCAGCCAACAGTGATGAGATGTATGGAATATTGGCTCTCTTGGGAACGAAGGATCCGCAGCATCGTGAGCGTATCTACAAGGCTGTGGATTATTTGCTGAAGCACGAAAAGCCCAGTGCGCATTCCAAGTATCTGGGCTTGTGGGGGACCGCCTTTCAGACGATTGCTTTGGGGGAATACGCCTTGGCCACAGGAGATCCAAGGGCGGTGGCGTGGCTCGACCAGATTTGTACAGGGATCACACAGGGCGGCCATGTGAATAAGAACTACTATTTTACTTACGGGCATGACCTGCGGGTCCTGCCTTACGGATCAGGCGGCTTGATTGCTCCTTTGTCCCACTTTGTGGTTGGTGATGCCTTGGCTGTTAGGCTGGGTGTGAAGTCCAGAGCTTGGGATTATGCGGGGCCCTATATCAAGGCAGCCTGGGCGGGTAAGCGTCCCTATGGTCAGCAAGCGATTGGCTATGGTGCGCCCTCGAGTGGTGCTGGTGCGGACCAGGCTTGGTGCCGCAGTGGCCTGATTGGTGTGGCTGCTACGATCTATGATGTAGAGCCTGAAATGCGCAAGGGTATCGCCGGCTTTATGAGAAATCAATATGGCTTCATGCGCCGCAGTCATGGTTACGGAAACATTGGCTGCTACCTGGGGCTGATGGGCTTGGCCGGTACGGACAAGGAAGCTTTTGAGGAGGTCATGGAGGCGATAGCTCCCATCATTGCCATGCAGTGGAGGCGTGGACAGGGGCTGCTCCATGTTGAGCCGCAAATCACCAATGTTGCCTGTGCAACAGGCAAGGGTAGTGAGGATGCCTATAGTTATGCGATGGCTGTTGTCCTGAGTATCAGAAACCAGGGACTTCATGTGACAGGCGGAAAAGAGGTCAACTGGATGCCCTATCCCAAGGGCACGAAGCCTCCGGCTCCACAGCTGATTTGGAAGGAAGGTGGAGTGGATGTAGCTAGTGCCTCGATGTTTAACTTTGTCACCGCCGTTCATACGACTGATGGGACTCAACCTACCGCCACGAGCCCAGAGTGGAAGCCGGGAATGCTGGTCGAGAGCGAGACCCTGACGGTAGCATACAAAACCAAGGAAGGTGTCGTGGGAAATGCTTCTACCATTACCAGTGATGCTGGTGATAGTCCGGCCCGCTGGAAAGTAGTCGAAGCTGATCTTGGGTTTCCCAAGGAAATTGTTGGGCTGGACTCGGACGCGTTTTCTCTGGAGAGAGCGCAGTATGCATTCGACGGGAATCCTACCACGGCGATGCGGAGCAACACGTCTAATACCAACAAGGGGCAAAAGCTCTGGACGGTTACAGTGGATCGAAGAGGCGCGGCCGCCGGAAAGAGGTCCGGCATTCTATCCATTACCTTTCCCCGAGCTCAGAAAGAGCGCAAGACCGTCGATGACTCCGTGAAACATGTCTGGATCGAAACCAGTCAGAATGGAACCACTTGGACGACTGTGTTCCGCGGTGAAGTTCCCGAGGACCGTAAGATTGTTCCAGGCGGGCAGCTAAAGTCACGCTACATGAGGTTTCACCTGAGCAGCTATGGAGGGAATCTGATTATGCCGGATCCCGTGTTTAAATTCGCGAAGTAG
- a CDS encoding TIM barrel protein, giving the protein MRILLTLLCLGTLSALGVLGSETADRSLFTEYGVCTSMKNYESVRRSGYDYIETGVRGLLKPESSDAEVVEEFQKIKEAKLRILACNSFLPAKFKCVGPEANHEEILQYAEVTFRRAKELGVKGIVFGSAKARKMPVGVLREDAVKQFVDLLKKMAPLAEAQGVEIWIEPLNTEEDNFINTMVQGKEIVAAVDHPSVGLTCDLFHMARNGEGPENIIIAGKYIRHCHIAEKEKRTAPGMKGDDFTPYLKALRKVGYHAEISMECGWDDFEKRLPMALDYLKQQVNDHSTTKRGMLTFNNLPLGSLRKPLVMRTFMPFAGLEPSVLPNHHKGAKSPKYNPALGKDVEGEYLPISGLPAAFGVNYGKHLSYCWDTVECRLMYAWSDGFLDMENYWGQPERGNRQSFGYVPELRGDMFYRAQGSHPVTINGTSVSSPQYQGYAVKGDVLDFVYKVDGAEIHQQVRPAKQANRFEITLTLQGSGKLGYREERGVSVEVISDKEVKVVYQGAVIARYEAAKAEDILKGKATAKMGEKVFAKMACITCHSLDGSKSHGPTLQGLHGSKRAITGLKEKVLADDAYIKESINNPNVKVVEGYPENYMPVFKMNPKEVESLLLFIKTLKKD; this is encoded by the coding sequence ATGAGAATACTATTAACTCTACTCTGCTTAGGAACCCTATCCGCATTGGGTGTCCTGGGATCTGAAACGGCAGACCGCTCACTATTCACAGAATATGGTGTCTGTACCTCGATGAAAAACTATGAGTCTGTTAGAAGGTCGGGATACGATTATATTGAAACCGGTGTGCGGGGACTACTGAAGCCTGAAAGCAGTGATGCTGAGGTCGTAGAAGAGTTTCAGAAGATCAAAGAAGCCAAGCTTCGTATTTTAGCCTGTAATTCGTTTTTGCCAGCGAAGTTCAAGTGTGTGGGGCCAGAGGCGAATCATGAAGAGATTCTTCAGTATGCGGAGGTGACTTTCCGCCGCGCCAAGGAATTAGGGGTGAAGGGGATCGTCTTCGGTAGTGCCAAGGCCCGTAAGATGCCAGTAGGGGTTCTGCGTGAGGACGCGGTGAAGCAATTTGTTGATCTACTAAAAAAGATGGCTCCTCTAGCTGAAGCCCAGGGAGTGGAGATCTGGATCGAACCGCTCAATACTGAAGAAGATAATTTTATCAATACCATGGTGCAGGGCAAAGAGATTGTCGCTGCGGTAGATCATCCCTCTGTCGGGTTAACCTGTGACTTGTTTCACATGGCGCGCAATGGAGAGGGGCCTGAGAATATCATCATAGCCGGAAAATACATCCGTCACTGCCACATCGCGGAGAAGGAAAAGAGAACTGCTCCTGGAATGAAGGGTGATGATTTTACCCCGTATCTGAAAGCGCTGAGAAAAGTTGGGTACCATGCTGAGATCTCGATGGAATGTGGCTGGGACGATTTTGAGAAAAGACTGCCCATGGCTCTGGATTACCTAAAGCAGCAGGTTAATGATCACTCGACGACTAAGCGTGGCATGTTGACCTTCAACAACCTGCCGCTGGGGAGTCTGCGCAAGCCACTCGTGATGCGGACCTTCATGCCCTTTGCCGGTCTGGAACCCTCAGTCTTACCGAATCATCACAAGGGTGCGAAGTCCCCGAAGTACAACCCCGCCTTGGGCAAGGATGTGGAGGGTGAGTATCTACCAATCTCAGGCTTGCCTGCTGCGTTCGGGGTAAACTACGGCAAGCATCTGTCTTATTGCTGGGATACCGTGGAATGCCGATTGATGTATGCCTGGAGCGATGGCTTCTTGGATATGGAGAACTATTGGGGGCAACCGGAGCGTGGTAATCGCCAGTCTTTTGGGTATGTTCCAGAGCTGAGAGGTGACATGTTCTACCGGGCTCAAGGAAGTCACCCGGTGACGATCAATGGTACCTCTGTGTCCTCACCGCAATATCAGGGTTATGCGGTGAAAGGGGATGTGTTAGATTTTGTCTATAAGGTGGATGGCGCAGAGATACATCAGCAGGTAAGGCCGGCCAAGCAGGCGAATAGGTTTGAAATTACACTAACTCTCCAAGGGTCTGGTAAGCTGGGATATCGTGAAGAGAGGGGAGTCAGTGTGGAAGTGATTTCGGACAAGGAAGTAAAAGTGGTTTACCAAGGTGCTGTCATTGCACGCTATGAGGCTGCGAAAGCGGAGGATATTCTGAAAGGGAAGGCAACTGCGAAGATGGGCGAAAAGGTCTTTGCGAAGATGGCCTGCATTACTTGCCACTCGCTGGATGGCTCGAAGAGCCATGGTCCTACTTTACAAGGATTACATGGGAGCAAACGTGCCATCACAGGGCTTAAAGAAAAGGTGCTGGCGGATGATGCGTACATCAAGGAGTCGATCAATAACCCTAACGTCAAAGTTGTGGAGGGTTACCCAGAGAATTACATGCCGGTGTTCAAGATGAACCCAAAAGAAGTGGAGAGTTTGCTGCTCTTTATCAAAACACTGAAGAAAGACTAA
- a CDS encoding DUF7133 domain-containing protein — protein MKTTLNYLTGLVTLVSSVCLAAPAFEDYYQIERIDLPQDVPPEVGAVQFDSEGKLYVALRRGDIITAVPGEQPDQFQWKLFATGFHNPCGMEVVAPGHIVVSQMPELTDVKDTDGDGVADSYRSLTSEWGVSGNYHETNEICPDGEGGYYIAVGTASHNGPTFEYLRGDYSKIGRRGRNFSSVKWKGWVLHYKKDGSVEPFAKGFRMHNGIMRDKDGNIWCGDNQGDWRATTPIYHVEKDHFYGHPSSLVWDPKWPEGKDPLKMSLKEINEMRTRAAVLVPYKEFNRSASEPIQIPEGYGPFAGQILVLDNNGQRITRLMLEKVDGKFQGACTHFIDSKQLLSGGNRAVFSPDGKYLYTGHTVRGWSRPAEGLMRISLKEKIPFDVKMMRLTKEGFELEFTQDLKADTAALADFKVHSYRYEPKWSYGGPKMGQRKEAAVSMKMTAGNKLKLDISGLEPGRVYQLDLAEGADLESQSGQKLLNRSFCYTLNSLIP, from the coding sequence ATGAAAACTACACTGAATTATCTAACGGGATTAGTGACGCTCGTTTCTTCTGTGTGCCTGGCTGCACCTGCGTTTGAAGACTATTACCAAATCGAAAGAATCGATTTGCCTCAGGATGTTCCGCCGGAGGTCGGGGCAGTGCAGTTTGACTCAGAGGGGAAACTCTATGTGGCGCTGCGCCGCGGGGATATCATCACGGCGGTTCCAGGCGAGCAGCCTGACCAGTTCCAGTGGAAGCTCTTTGCGACAGGGTTCCATAACCCATGCGGCATGGAGGTCGTTGCTCCAGGTCATATTGTGGTGAGCCAGATGCCTGAGCTCACGGATGTGAAGGATACGGACGGAGATGGCGTAGCCGATTCTTATCGTTCACTGACCAGCGAGTGGGGAGTCAGTGGCAACTACCATGAAACGAATGAGATCTGCCCGGATGGCGAGGGCGGCTACTATATTGCGGTGGGAACTGCCTCACACAATGGGCCTACTTTTGAGTACCTTCGTGGGGACTATTCCAAGATTGGCAGACGTGGGCGTAATTTTTCCTCAGTGAAGTGGAAGGGCTGGGTGCTCCATTACAAGAAGGACGGCTCGGTAGAGCCCTTTGCCAAAGGCTTCCGCATGCACAATGGCATCATGCGCGACAAGGATGGCAACATCTGGTGTGGGGACAACCAAGGCGACTGGCGGGCGACGACGCCGATCTACCATGTGGAGAAAGACCATTTCTACGGGCATCCCTCCAGCTTGGTCTGGGACCCGAAGTGGCCCGAGGGTAAAGATCCTCTGAAGATGTCTCTAAAGGAGATCAATGAGATGCGCACCCGGGCAGCCGTTTTGGTGCCTTACAAGGAATTCAACCGTTCAGCGTCCGAGCCTATCCAGATTCCAGAGGGCTACGGTCCGTTTGCGGGACAGATCCTGGTGTTGGATAACAATGGGCAGCGGATCACCCGGCTGATGCTGGAGAAGGTGGACGGAAAATTCCAGGGCGCTTGCACGCATTTTATCGATAGTAAGCAATTGCTCTCCGGTGGGAACCGGGCGGTGTTCAGTCCTGATGGAAAATACCTCTACACAGGACACACAGTGCGGGGGTGGAGCCGCCCTGCTGAGGGGCTGATGCGGATCAGTCTGAAAGAGAAGATTCCTTTCGATGTGAAGATGATGCGTCTGACGAAGGAGGGCTTTGAGCTGGAGTTTACGCAGGATTTGAAAGCGGATACTGCGGCGCTTGCTGACTTTAAGGTGCATTCTTACCGCTATGAGCCAAAGTGGTCTTATGGTGGTCCCAAGATGGGTCAGCGTAAGGAGGCCGCGGTCTCGATGAAAATGACGGCAGGGAACAAGCTGAAGCTTGATATTTCAGGGTTGGAGCCGGGCAGGGTCTACCAGCTGGATCTCGCCGAGGGCGCTGATCTGGAGAGCCAATCGGGCCAGAAATTGCTCAATCGCAGTTTTTGTTACACCTTAAATTCTCTCATTCCGTAA
- a CDS encoding acyltransferase family protein, whose protein sequence is MPDTLLTNEAAEPSAVDDIQVTEALDKASVEKEERKSKRLRSLDALRGFDMFWIVGGSALVAALAKFTQWPWLERMAQEFQHAKWVGFTFYDLIFPLFLFLAGVAMPYSLGGKLEQGASRLRLTLKVFKRVLLLVLLGIVYNGGLALKPLAETRICSVLGFIGVAYGIAALVFIYSKPRFHIAWVIGLLLGYWISLQLFGAPFYEGGTYTPEGSLAGYVDRNLLPWKVYALHFDPEGVLGMISAAALPLGGAIVGQLLRADKPRDWQKVMVLLLAVPILFGIAALWSGSMPFIKKMWTSSFVVHCMAWSVLLTAVFYLVIDVLGLWRWSYFFIIIGLNPITIYLGTRIIDFWGASQFLFGGLAGKYEQPLQGVILAAAYCLTWWMVLWAMHRKKMYLRV, encoded by the coding sequence ATGCCAGATACTCTCTTAACGAATGAGGCTGCGGAACCATCTGCAGTGGATGACATCCAGGTGACCGAGGCTTTGGATAAAGCCTCGGTGGAGAAGGAGGAGCGTAAGTCTAAAAGGCTGCGCTCGCTGGATGCATTGCGTGGTTTTGATATGTTTTGGATCGTGGGTGGTTCAGCTCTTGTGGCTGCGCTGGCAAAGTTCACTCAGTGGCCATGGCTGGAGAGGATGGCTCAGGAGTTTCAGCATGCGAAGTGGGTAGGCTTCACCTTTTATGATCTGATCTTCCCGCTGTTTCTCTTTCTTGCCGGGGTGGCCATGCCCTATTCTCTGGGGGGCAAATTGGAGCAGGGGGCATCTAGGCTCCGGCTGACGCTGAAAGTCTTCAAGCGAGTGCTTTTGCTGGTCTTGCTGGGAATCGTCTACAATGGGGGCTTGGCGCTCAAACCGCTGGCTGAGACGCGTATCTGCAGCGTGCTGGGCTTTATTGGAGTGGCCTATGGTATCGCAGCTCTGGTGTTTATCTACAGTAAGCCACGGTTTCATATTGCCTGGGTGATCGGCCTGTTACTGGGTTATTGGATTTCTTTGCAGCTATTCGGGGCACCGTTTTACGAAGGTGGCACCTATACTCCAGAGGGATCGTTAGCGGGTTATGTGGACAGGAATCTCTTGCCCTGGAAGGTCTATGCGCTGCATTTTGACCCTGAGGGGGTGCTGGGGATGATTTCTGCCGCAGCCCTGCCCTTGGGGGGTGCGATTGTCGGGCAGCTGCTGCGTGCGGACAAACCACGCGACTGGCAGAAGGTGATGGTGCTGCTATTGGCAGTGCCCATCCTGTTTGGAATTGCCGCTTTGTGGAGCGGCTCCATGCCCTTCATCAAGAAGATGTGGACCAGCTCCTTTGTAGTGCATTGCATGGCGTGGAGCGTGCTGCTGACAGCGGTCTTTTATCTGGTGATTGATGTCTTGGGGCTGTGGCGCTGGTCCTACTTTTTTATCATCATCGGCCTGAATCCGATCACGATTTATCTGGGTACGCGCATCATTGATTTCTGGGGAGCGAGTCAGTTCCTCTTTGGCGGGCTGGCTGGCAAGTACGAGCAACCCTTGCAAGGGGTCATACTCGCTGCGGCCTATTGTCTGACCTGGTGGATGGTGCTATGGGCCATGCATCGTAAGAAAATGTATCTACGAGTCTGA
- a CDS encoding sulfatase-like hydrolase/transferase, which translates to MRILKNLLLSALVSTPLVAQEKPNILFIFCDDLGYGDVGVFWQNQRKEANKPDQPWFSTPHIDQMAAEGMLLHAHYCAAPVCAPSRASLFMGRHQGNAPIRDNQFDKVMPNQPTLGTTLKQAGYHTALIGKWGLQGKGKNSTEWPSYPTKRGFDYFLGGVRHRDGHEHYPYDQIHFKNKRTEIWEQDNEISEGLKGCYTTDLFTAATKKWLVDHKKESSDKPFFLFLSYDTPHAATQIATSPYPKGYGVKGGVQWIGKKGRMINTANNSPDNYIHPDYADKMYDHDSDPSTPLVPWTNVSKRYASSIRRIDNSVQDIIQTLKDLGMDENTLIVFTSDHGPSKESYIKENLQPGFFDSFGPFTGIKRDCWEGGIRPGAIVRWPKAIKAGSETELPSQMNDWMATFCDAAGTPIPAIADGTSLIPSLTGKGEQEPSTIYVEYTVGGGTPKYAEFPKSRQGAKRGQMQVVREGKLKAIRYNTTKPDTPFMVFDVTKDPREENNLAGKPGIPSQEHWIKAVSRLHGVEKSAKRPYDKLAVAALDITKTTPGVTKKASDKQYAYAYRLTDAKTTTAGDLSISETKGNIEFSGYLKVEKDGSYGFEFAEGVNGVLRIHDILTLDTDSPEPAHATNSLKLTAGYHPFTLTVRANGKATKAPLLWKAPGADKAVAITAASLSH; encoded by the coding sequence ATGCGCATCTTAAAGAACCTGCTTTTATCAGCACTAGTCTCAACACCCCTGGTAGCCCAGGAGAAGCCAAACATCCTCTTCATCTTCTGCGATGATCTTGGATATGGTGACGTCGGTGTCTTTTGGCAAAACCAACGCAAGGAAGCCAACAAGCCAGACCAGCCTTGGTTCAGCACACCACACATCGACCAGATGGCCGCTGAAGGCATGCTTCTCCATGCACACTACTGTGCGGCTCCCGTTTGCGCACCATCCCGTGCCTCCCTTTTCATGGGCCGCCACCAGGGCAACGCACCGATCCGTGACAACCAGTTCGACAAGGTCATGCCAAACCAGCCAACGCTTGGCACCACACTCAAGCAGGCGGGCTACCATACCGCTCTCATCGGCAAGTGGGGCCTGCAAGGCAAAGGAAAAAACTCCACCGAGTGGCCATCCTACCCGACCAAGCGCGGATTCGACTATTTCCTGGGAGGCGTACGCCACCGCGATGGGCACGAGCACTACCCTTACGACCAAATCCACTTCAAAAACAAGCGCACCGAAATCTGGGAGCAGGACAATGAAATCAGCGAAGGCCTGAAAGGCTGCTACACCACGGACCTCTTCACTGCGGCGACCAAGAAGTGGCTCGTAGACCACAAGAAAGAATCTTCAGACAAACCTTTCTTCCTCTTCCTGTCCTACGACACCCCACACGCAGCGACACAAATCGCTACCTCTCCTTACCCGAAAGGCTATGGCGTCAAAGGTGGTGTCCAGTGGATCGGCAAGAAAGGTCGAATGATCAACACGGCTAACAACAGCCCGGACAACTACATCCACCCTGACTACGCGGACAAGATGTATGATCATGATAGCGACCCGAGCACGCCACTCGTTCCTTGGACCAACGTTTCCAAGCGCTATGCCTCTTCCATCCGCCGTATCGACAACTCGGTGCAGGACATTATCCAGACCCTCAAGGACCTCGGCATGGATGAGAACACCCTCATTGTATTCACCAGTGACCACGGCCCATCCAAGGAATCTTACATCAAGGAAAACCTTCAGCCTGGATTCTTCGATAGCTTCGGCCCCTTCACTGGCATCAAGCGTGATTGCTGGGAGGGAGGTATTCGCCCGGGCGCCATCGTCCGCTGGCCCAAAGCGATCAAGGCTGGTAGCGAAACCGAGCTACCATCCCAGATGAACGACTGGATGGCCACCTTCTGTGATGCAGCGGGCACACCGATTCCAGCCATCGCTGACGGCACCTCACTCATCCCATCACTGACGGGCAAAGGCGAGCAGGAACCATCTACTATCTACGTGGAATACACGGTTGGTGGTGGCACTCCGAAATACGCTGAGTTCCCGAAATCCCGTCAAGGCGCCAAGCGTGGTCAAATGCAGGTCGTCCGCGAGGGTAAGCTCAAGGCTATCCGCTACAACACCACCAAGCCTGACACCCCCTTCATGGTATTTGACGTCACCAAAGATCCTCGTGAGGAAAACAACCTCGCCGGCAAGCCGGGCATCCCTTCTCAGGAACACTGGATCAAAGCCGTCTCCCGCCTTCACGGAGTAGAAAAATCAGCAAAGCGTCCATACGACAAACTCGCTGTGGCCGCCCTCGACATCACGAAGACCACTCCCGGTGTGACCAAGAAAGCAAGCGACAAGCAATACGCATACGCCTATCGCCTGACAGATGCCAAGACAACCACTGCCGGTGACCTCAGCATCTCCGAGACCAAAGGCAATATCGAGTTCAGCGGCTACCTCAAGGTGGAGAAAGACGGTTCCTACGGCTTCGAGTTTGCCGAAGGTGTCAATGGCGTGCTCCGCATCCATGACATCCTCACCCTGGATACCGACTCACCGGAACCAGCACACGCAACAAACAGCCTCAAGCTCACCGCTGGCTACCACCCATTCACGCTCACCGTCCGAGCTAATGGTAAGGCCACGAAAGCACCACTCCTCTGGAAAGCACCGGGTGCAGACAAAGCGGTAGCCATCACTGCTGCTTCACTTTCCCACTAA
- a CDS encoding metallophosphoesterase family protein, with protein MLKMLSAGACGIALPQVVLAKFGRLAKPVKLGVITDLHQDVMHDAPQRLDAFLATMKRLKPDALMQMGDFAVPKKKNQKVVDSFNQAHDTVMHVIGNHDTDGGYKKEQVLKAWGMEKRYYSKDVGGLRFLVLDGNDKGSPTHKGGYASYVGPEQVQWLEKELEAYDGPVVVASHQPLAGHYAVNNAKQIQQILSKHKDKVVISINGHSHIDCLLEIEGVHYLHINSASYYWVGGKYKHESYSKEVHAKHKYIAATCPYKESVFTMLEFDPAAGVVKVQGRMSEWVGKSPQQLNVPKIAEKEKEAVIVPGIRERTI; from the coding sequence ATGTTGAAAATGCTGTCGGCTGGAGCGTGTGGAATAGCCTTGCCGCAGGTGGTGCTGGCGAAATTCGGCCGATTAGCCAAGCCGGTGAAGCTGGGAGTCATCACCGATTTGCATCAGGATGTGATGCATGATGCTCCACAGAGGCTGGATGCCTTCCTCGCTACAATGAAGAGGCTGAAACCGGATGCTCTAATGCAGATGGGGGATTTCGCGGTGCCAAAGAAGAAGAATCAGAAGGTGGTGGATTCCTTTAATCAAGCTCACGACACGGTGATGCATGTGATCGGTAACCACGATACGGATGGAGGATACAAGAAGGAGCAGGTGCTCAAGGCCTGGGGGATGGAAAAGCGCTACTATAGCAAGGATGTAGGCGGACTACGCTTTCTCGTGCTGGACGGCAATGACAAGGGGTCTCCCACCCACAAAGGTGGCTACGCCAGTTATGTAGGTCCGGAGCAGGTGCAGTGGCTGGAGAAGGAACTGGAGGCGTATGATGGCCCCGTGGTCGTCGCATCTCACCAGCCCTTGGCAGGACATTATGCGGTGAATAATGCCAAGCAGATTCAGCAGATTCTGAGCAAGCATAAAGACAAGGTGGTGATCTCCATCAATGGTCACTCGCACATTGATTGCTTGCTGGAAATCGAAGGGGTGCATTATCTGCATATCAATTCCGCCTCCTACTATTGGGTGGGAGGGAAGTACAAGCATGAGAGCTATTCCAAGGAAGTGCACGCCAAACACAAGTACATTGCCGCGACCTGTCCTTACAAAGAATCAGTCTTCACGATGCTGGAGTTTGATCCTGCCGCAGGGGTGGTCAAAGTCCAGGGAAGGATGAGTGAGTGGGTGGGTAAATCCCCTCAGCAATTGAATGTCCCAAAAATTGCAGAAAAAGAGAAAGAAGCCGTCATCGTACCCGGTATAAGAGAGCGGACAATCTAG